In the genome of Leptospiraceae bacterium, the window TGTGGGCGGGCGTGGATTCTGTTTGGGAGCAGGAAAAACTTGAAGCCAGAAAAATGCTTGAAAATGCCGCAGAATCCCACACGTCAGGTGCACGCTTTGTTAGACCCGCTCTTGATTTTAGAAGTGTCCTAGTTCTTTGTTCGTTGCCCATTTGCGAAGTTTATCCATTGCCTGCGTTTGAATTTGTCTTACTCGCTCTCTTGATACACCAAGTTTTTCACCAACATAAGCAAGTGTTGATGTTTCTCCATTTTCAAACCCATATAACAAACGAATGACCAATGACTCTCTTGGATTCAAGATTGATATGCCTTCCGCAATAATTTCTTTCAGTTGACTGGAAGAAATTTCTTCTTCTATTGAATCTTTTTCGTCAGAAAGAAGTTCCCCAAATTCAGTACCTTCAAAATTCTTTAATGGCTCATCTAATGACTGTATTTTTTGTGAAACTTTTTGAATTCCTTCAAGACGTTTGAGGGAAATTCTCATTGCTTTAGAAATCTCGTCTTGGGTTGGAAATCTTCCAAGTTTATTCGTTAAGTCACTTTTTGCTTTTTGCAATCTAAGAATATCATCCATCAAGTGTGCAGGTAATCTTACTGCTCTACCGCCCGATGCAACCCCCCTACTTATAGTTTGCCAAATCCACCATTTTGCATAGGTACTAAACCTATACCCTAATTTGGGGTCGTATTTTTCGATAGCCTTAATTAAGCCTATATGCCCTTCCTGAACT includes:
- a CDS encoding sigma-70 family RNA polymerase sigma factor, encoding MRTKFVSKYDLSIFDNSASPDIVALFLMDVREVPLLTAAEEVQLATQVEEAKTAKKKLLSSSKKLTYSQKEELIQKIEYGRDAFNLLITANSRLVINVAKKYTWTGLTLLDLVQEGHIGLIKAIEKYDPKLGYRFSTYAKWWIWQTISRGVASGGRAVRLPAHLMDDILRLQKAKSDLTNKLGRFPTQDEISKAMRISLKRLEGIQKVSQKIQSLDEPLKNFEGTEFGELLSDEKDSIEEEISSSQLKEIIAEGISILNPRESLVIRLLYGFENGETSTLAYVGEKLGVSRERVRQIQTQAMDKLRKWATNKELGHF